DNA sequence from the Methanolobus sp. ZRKC5 genome:
TCCGTATCCACGGGTTTTTTAGAAAGAGCTAACTCCTGAGATTTCTCAATTAGTTGGTTATCAGGAGAACGGGCATTTTTTACATTGATACCTGTATTAGCCCTTACAAGTTGCGAACGGGATGATATGACATCCTGTATATTCATCTTCAGCAAGGCTTTTGGATCTTCAAGTAGCATTGCCTCATCCCCACCAAGCTCAGGTGGGATCATTGGACCTGCTTTAACCTCAGGATAGTTGTACCTTCCTACAAAAACAGATGGAGGCGATGCCCCAAAAATAGAAGAATCTCCGGATGATTTTGGAATTACAGACTCTATGGACTTAAATTTCTCCAGGATAGGACATCTTGGTCGCCCACAAAGACCTTTGCCCTTACATTTTATGCAAAGATTTCGCGTCAATGAACCTCGTTATCTCCGCAAAGAACGCAATAACCAGCATCAGGTTCATTCCTGTTGAGCCAGCCGGAACGCTGGACGAACTTGCATACATTACACATTCCAGCAACCTGGTCCCTGGATTTCATTCCATCAAGCAGGCTGGTAGCAAACCTCTTGATCTCCTGCTGGGCCTCTTCTGAAAAATCAACTTCTGCACCACGTTTATCGTTGATATACTGGGAAACAGCAGCTCTTGAGAGTCCCAATACATCTGCAACTTCCTGCTGATTTTTTCCATGCTCCCAGATCATACATCTGGCAAGCTCTGCACGTATAGCAGGCAGTACACGTTGAACCATAATTTCACATGTTGTTTTCACAAGAAGTCACCTTTTTTTAAGTATCATTTATTTTTTTGCCGAAAATCTTCGATTGCCATCTTAAGAGCGTCAAGTGCAAAGCCCGAACACCTGTCCTTTCCATCAGGAAGACCATCAAGGGCATTGATGACATCTTCGTTTGTTAGTTCAAGAGCTTCATCGACCGTCTTTCCCTTTGCCAGGTTCGTTACCATGCTTGATGTGGAAATAGCGACAACACAACCAAATGTCTTGAATTTGACATCTTCAATAACATTGCCCTTCACCTTAATAGATATATTTATTATATCACCATCGACAGTGCTTCCAATCTCACCCACACCATCAGCATCCTCTATACTTCCCACATTCTGTGGACTGCTGAACTCCTCAATAACTTTCTTTGAATACATGACTTACTCCTGCTATTCATTGGCTGGAAACTGCGGACATTTCCCTCAGCTTTAAAACTGTTTCCTTGAGGCTCTTAACAACATAATCGACATCTTCCATAGTGTTCTCCTTTCCAAGGCTTATTCTCAGAGAACCATGTATGTAATCGTCCTCTATATTCAGGGAACTGAGTACATGGGATGCCTTAAGGGATTTGGAAGAACATGCCGAACCGGTCGATACTGCAATGCCTTTCATATCTAGGAGCATGAGCATAGATTCTCCTTCAGCATACTTGAAACTTAAGTTTACATTATTTGGAAGTCTCTGTGTTGGATGACCATTCAGGCGAACATCTGCAATTGAATCAAATATTCGGGAAACAAGGGAATCACGCATTTTCTTCATATGTTGTGAGTCCGCATCCAGAAACTCATTTGCAAGAACCATCGCTTTACCAAGACCTACAATACCCGGGATATTCTCTGTTCCTGAACGCATACCCATTTCGTGATTTCCACCGAAAACGATCGGCTCAATTGCCGTGCCCTTACGAACATACAGTGCCCCTGAACCTTTTGGACCGTGTATCTTATGGGAAGAGATAGAAAGCATATCAACACCAAGCTCATCCACATTGACAGGAATCTTACCTACGGTCTGTACTGCATCTGTATGGAACAAAATGTTGTGTTTACTTGCAATTTGTGCAATTTCCTTTATGGGCTGAATGGTACCTACCTCATTGTTGGCATGCATCACAGTTATGAGAACCGTATTCTTACGAATTGATCCCTCTACCATCTCAAAGTCTATTACACCATCAGAATCAACAGGAACATATGTTACTTCATGACCCATACTTTCAAGGTACTCACAGGTATTAAGCACTGCAGGATGCTCAATGACTGATGTGATAATGTGTTTTTTTCCTGTATTATGAGGGATTACTCCCCTTATTGCAAGATTGTCTGATTCCGTTCCCCCTGATGTGAAAATAATTTCTTCAGGTGAAGCACCGATTGCCTGCGCAACCTGTTCACGTGCCATGTAAAGTGCTTCTGCTGCTTCCATACCAAAAGAATGCAAGCTGGATGAATTGCCAAACATCTCAGTAAAATAAGGTAACATTGCATCAACCACTGAAGAATCAACAGGTGTGGTTGCACTGTGGTCCATATAGATCCGCTTCATAATATCTACATCTAGTAGAGAATACTTTCAATAAATAAATATCCTTC
Encoded proteins:
- a CDS encoding helix-turn-helix domain-containing protein, coding for MKTTCEIMVQRVLPAIRAELARCMIWEHGKNQQEVADVLGLSRAAVSQYINDKRGAEVDFSEEAQQEIKRFATSLLDGMKSRDQVAGMCNVCKFVQRSGWLNRNEPDAGYCVLCGDNEVH
- the nifS gene encoding cysteine desulfurase NifS, translated to MKRIYMDHSATTPVDSSVVDAMLPYFTEMFGNSSSLHSFGMEAAEALYMAREQVAQAIGASPEEIIFTSGGTESDNLAIRGVIPHNTGKKHIITSVIEHPAVLNTCEYLESMGHEVTYVPVDSDGVIDFEMVEGSIRKNTVLITVMHANNEVGTIQPIKEIAQIASKHNILFHTDAVQTVGKIPVNVDELGVDMLSISSHKIHGPKGSGALYVRKGTAIEPIVFGGNHEMGMRSGTENIPGIVGLGKAMVLANEFLDADSQHMKKMRDSLVSRIFDSIADVRLNGHPTQRLPNNVNLSFKYAEGESMLMLLDMKGIAVSTGSACSSKSLKASHVLSSLNIEDDYIHGSLRISLGKENTMEDVDYVVKSLKETVLKLREMSAVSSQ
- a CDS encoding iron-sulfur cluster assembly scaffold protein, which translates into the protein MYSKKVIEEFSSPQNVGSIEDADGVGEIGSTVDGDIINISIKVKGNVIEDVKFKTFGCVVAISTSSMVTNLAKGKTVDEALELTNEDVINALDGLPDGKDRCSGFALDALKMAIEDFRQKNK